The region GCTCTGTCTTCTCTCGGCAGGGACGCCTCTTCGCTGCTGGACCCGATGGAGTGCACGGACATGGCTGAGGAACAGAGGGTGCACAGTCCTCCTGCCTCCTTAGTGCCAAGAATCCACGTGGTCCTGGCCCAGAAGCTGCAGCACATCAACCCCTTACTGCCTGCTTGCCTTAACAAAGAGGAGAGCAAGACCTGTAAGTGTAAGTGCTGACGCCTCGTGGCCCAGAGACTCACCCGGCGTGCGGGAGCTGCGTTTTGTGGAGCTGTCGGTCAGGTGCTCAGCTGTTAGGAAAAGTTCCTCCAGCGGTCACCATCACTTTGCCCGTTTTCCTGTGTGTTAATTCTCTTCATTAAAATGAGGCCCCTCCCAAAAGGtatacccttgtcttgttttgaCAGTTGGCATCACTCACGGGCCAGTGTTAGAAGTCCGTCCAGTTGTCTGCTGGTGTGCACTGCTTTGTTGCATAGTTACTTTTTAGCCAGAGGCACGCGAGGGCCTGGCGTGTCTGCTCAATCTGGTCGCCCTTCTCTCTCCAGTTGTTTCCGGTTTCATGTCCGAGTTGTCTCCAGTCAGAGCAGAACTGCTTGGCTTCCTCACTCATGCCCTTCTGGGAGACAGCTTGGCCGCTGAGTACCTTATACTACATCTCATCTCTACAGTGTAAGTGCTGTGTTCCTGGGAGTTGGGTATTTTGTTGAGAGGGACAAAGAAGAGGAAGGTTTCTGAGataatttgttttgttcattAGGCTTCATCCCCAGATGGTTTTTATTTGTTCAGTGCAACAGCTGTTACACCTAATCTCAGATATTCCTTTTTTCAGCTTTTCTCAGGGTCACGTGTAGCATTTTGATTGTATCTCCTTAaatttaagagctaaaactaGGCATAGAACCTAGCTGATGAGTAAAATAAGCTGTCTTGTCATTTTTGCAGTCTGTAAGTCCCCTGTTTATACCTCCTGAGGCTCTGTGTCTACAGTCCGCGAGGCCACTGGGTGGCCTCACTTGTCCATGGACGTGAGCCCCTCTTCCTCTCACCTCGCTATAGGTCTTTGTTTCCCGATTTCAAAGTAATGTGCGTGCCTTCAGTAAGCTCCAAGGGCataaagaagaaagcagaaactGCCTGCAATCTCACCACTTAGAGATGGTGTCAGTTAACAGACCTTGGTAGCTGATGATGTCAGctctttctgtttgtgtgtgtatacctcCCTACGTGGTCTCAGTTATACTCTAAATAGATCATTAGCTTGCTTTTATCATTAATAAATAGTAGACATTCTCCCATCATAACTCTCCTTGAGCCTTTTAATGGCTGTACAGTATCTTTCGTTATAGACAATTGTACCTTTCCCCTAAATGTTAGGCTTCCCTAGTTTTTCTCTGTTTAAATAACTCTGTAGTAGACATGTTTGTGCTAATAACCCTTTGCTCAGGCAGGGTTGGGACAGTAGTACATAATGGTGGAATGGGCGGATGCGGGGACCGAATGGGCTGTGTTCAGGTCCAGCCCTACCGCTTCATGGCTGTATGAGTGTCAGCGTACGATTTAAACGCCTCATAtctctcatctgtaagatgaaaataatattacCTACCTCAGAGTGTTTGGGAATTAAGTgataaagtacttagaacagtacctggcacagggTAGAAGAACAACACCAGCATTTAAGTATTGgctgttattttcattattgtttctgttttttaaaaaagctgatgAGAGCAATCTGCTTTATTTGTAATGACAGTATTAagctaatttttctttgtttgcctTTTGATGGAGATCAGGAAATCACCTGAGTGTCTTATTggtttaaacctttttttttttttttagatacacAAGAAGAGATGTTCTTCCACTAGGAAAATTTACGGTTAACTTGAGTGGTTGTCCACGGAATAGTACCTTCACGGAACACTTATATCGAATTATTCAACATCTGGTTCCAGCAGTAAGATCAATATAAACACGTGTTATAAACCTAAGCACACTTTAAAAGTCCATCTAATGGTCTTTCATTCAACCCAAATATTTAACTTTGAGATTTTAATAGATCTCATTAAGGGGAAACAAAGCCTGCcagtttcataatttaaaatgtacttacctttaaacatttcacttttcctttgttGCCTTAGCATGAATTTCTTTGAATAACAGTTAATACAACTGTAGTAATTCCTTTAACATTGTACTCTCCTTTGATGCCAGTTCGTTTGTACTATTTGGTATCCTTTGTATGCCTTAAGATTTTAAATGTCAATTAACTCTAAATTGTAGGAGTATAATTCTTTTTAGTTGAGGAAATAACTTTATCTCTGCTGCCCAAGTGTAATTCCTGTTTGAAAGTCAAGCTACCTTTATTTGCCAGGGCATCTGGAATGAAGTGTTTGTGTGGTGGTAAGATCTTAGGGGAATAGCTTCTGATTAGTTGTGTGCCTGGCAATGCTGATCACACCTTACTTTGGAAATTTAACAGATTGAAGTAGATCATTCATTTATCCAGTGTTAACTGATCATTCATTTACCCAGTTTATTCAGTGTCTTCTGGGCCCTTAAGAAACACAGCAATAGACCAAGTAGACCAGCATTCCTCACTGTCCTtgactttcagatcagatcagatcagtcactcagtcgtgtccgactctttgtgaccccatgaatcgcagcacgccaggcctccctgtccatcaccaactccccgagttcactcagactcatgtccatcgagtcagtgatgccatccagccatctcatcctctgtcgtctgcttctcctcttgcccctaatccctcccagcatcagagtcttttccaatgagtcaactcttctcgtgaggtggccagagtactggagtttcagctttagcatcatttcttccaaagaaatcccagggctgatctccttcagaatggactggttggatctccttgcaaaccaagggactctcaagagtcttctccaacaccacagttcaaaagcttcaattcttcggcactcagctttcttcacagtccaactctcatatccatacatgaccactggaaaaaccatagccttgactagacggacctttgttggcaaagtaatgtctctgcttttcaatatgctatctaggttggtcataactttccttccaaggagtaagcgtcttttaatttcatggctgcagtcaccatctgcagtgattttggagcccagaaaaataaagtctgacactgtttccactgtttccccatctatttcccatgaagtgatgggacctcatgccatgatcttcattttctgaatgttgaggtttaagccaactttttcactctccactttcaccttcatcaagaggctttttagtacctcttcactttctgccataagggtggtgtcatctgcatatctgaggttattgatatttctcccggcaatcttgattccagcttgtgcttcttccagtccagcgtttctcatgatgtactctgcatataaattaaataagcagggtgacaatacacagccttgacatactccttttcctatttggaaccagtctgttgttccatgtccagttctaactgttgcttcctgacctacatacagatttctcaagaggcaggtcaggtggtctggtgttcccatctctttcagaattttccacagtttattgtgatccacacagtcaaaggctttggcatagtcaataaagcagaaatagatgtttttctggaactctcttgctttttccgtgatccagcagatgttggcaatttgatctctggttcctcttccttttctaaaaccagcttgaacatgaggaaattcacggttcacatattgctgaagcctggcttggagaatcttaagcattactttactagcgtgtgagatgagtgcaattgtgcagtagtttgagcattctttggcattgcctttctttgggattggaatgaaaactgaccttttccagtcctgtggccactgctgagttttccaaatgtgctggcatattgagtgcagcactttcacagcatcatctttcaggatttgaaagagctcaactggaattccatcacctccactagctttgttcatagtgatgctttctaaggcccacttgacttcacattccaggatgtctggctctaggtgagtgaccacaccatcgtgattatctgggtcgtgaagatcttttttgtacagttcttctgtgtattcttgccatatcttcttaatatcttctgcttctgttaggtccataccatttgtgtcctttatcgagcccatctttgcatgaaatgttcctttggattctgttgttttcctctatttctttgcattgattgctgaagaaggctttcttatctcttcttgctattctttggaagtctgcattcagatgtttgtatctttccttttctcctttggttttttgcttctcttcttttcacagctatttgtaagtcctccccagacagcgattttgcttttttgcttttcttttccatggggatggtcttgatccctgtctcctgtacagtgtcaagaacctcagtccatagttcatcaggcactctatctatcagatctaggcccttaaatctatttctcacttccactgtataatcataaggaatttgatttaggtcatacctgaatggtctcatggttttccctactttcttcaatttcagtctgaatttggcaataagcagttcatggtctgagccacagtcagctcctggtcttgtttttgctgactgtatagagcttctccatctttggctgcaaagaatataatcaatctgatttcggtgttgaccatctggtgatgtccttgtatagagtcttctcttgtgttgttggaagagggtgtttgttatgaccaatgcattctcttggcagaactcttattagtctttgccctgctttatcccgtattccaaggccaaatttgcctgttactccaggtgtttcttgacttactacttttgcgttccagtcgcctataatgaaaaggacatcttttttgggtgttagttctaaaaggtcttataggtcttcatgaCTGACTTTACTCTCTTAAAAACTCACTGAGGCCTCAGAGAGAAATGGTTTGTGTGGGTCGTTTGTATCCTCAATTTACcatcttagaaattaaaacatactaaGATAGTCATTGAAAACAAACCAATTATATATGAACATAAGTAAAATTGTGAAAATAGCTATTTttcccaaacaaaaaaaaatcagtgataaaagtgacgttgttttaaatttttgccaGTCTCTGTAATGTCTGGATTAATAAACAGCTGGATTGGCATATCTGTTTCTGCATTCAGTCTATCGTAACATGATGTTTTGACTGAAGTATATGAAGGAAAGCTAGCCTCAAACAGATGAAAACGTAGTTGGCGAAGGAAGGACTGTGTCAACAGCCTTTTCAGATAACTGTGGATGTTCTTTGTGGATGTTCTGATACTGAACAAAAAACTGTCCATGTGgtattttcttcaaaaagagTTGCAAGTGTGAAATCTGAGATCTCATCAGTGAGCTTTTTATGCTCTGCTGTCATAAATTCGTTGGTCTCTCTTGCACACTGAATGGATCCTTTATCCGGGATTTTGACCTCATGGGACCCCATAAACGGGTCTTAGCAAGCTTCTGgcgatatctttttttttaagcctctgtGTATTTGAGATACATATACCAATATATATCTCAGTGGTCTATGATTTGTTTCTGGTTCActagtaaaataaaaactattctcCAGGAATACGGAACAGGACAGTTGAGAATAAACCAGCTCATAGAATCAGAGAAATTCTTACTGAGGATGTAGAAATTTTTGTTTCTGAGAGCTCCAGAAACCATGAGCCTACTCCCTTAAAAATTGATAAGATCTTTCTCTCCATATAAAAGGTAGTGTTTAACTCCgaatacatattttcttaaaagagcGAAACTTGTTAACTAGGAAATTTCTCTTTGCAGTCTTTTCGTCTACAGATGACTATAGAGAACATGAACCACTTGAAGTTCATTCCCCACAAAGACTATACAGCCAATCGCTTGGTCAGCGGGCTCCTGCAGCTGCCCAGCAACACTTCGCTTGTAATTGACGAGACTCTCCTGGAGCAGGGGCAGCTGGACACACCAGGTGTGTGCACCGACGTTTCCCCACCGTTTCTAAGTCCCAGTGAGGCCAGGCTGGGTAatggttttctaaaaatataaccGTGAACAAGGGCAGATTCACACTTCACAGATATTTAAGATAAAGGCTTGCTCTGTGAATTTAGTTAAAGCTTATATGGTAAACAAATAAGTTGTGTACATCAGCTGTGTTTTATGATCGTATGAAAATTGTACCATGATACAGGTAAGTGATATAGCTTTTTAAAGGCTGCAAGGAAGGAGGCTTTGCCTTTAATCCTATATTATCTGAAAAGAAAACTTGTAGAAAAGacctaataaaacattttttttaccaACCAATGTGATTAAACTTCTTTCCCAAAGAatcaaaatatttagaagatCAAATGGCTTGAACTAAAATGTTATGGAACGTGTTATGAAATTATAAGAAAGCAGATTGCTTTACCTGTGCTCAAATGAGAATGCAGAAGACACTTTGCTAGTAATCAGTTCAAGAGGTAAAGGTAGAAAAAGCAGTGTTAGATGGGGTAGAATTAAGGCAAAAATGAGTATAAATTCATTAAAGTTCAATAACCTCATCTCTGTATAAAAACCATTTTGGTCCTGCCAGATTATTTTAGCCCTGTGAACACATCACATACAAAGTAATCTTATTTTTTTGGAAACTGTTTTCTGTCTAATTGCACACCATATGCTTGATAGTAAATTTTGGGTGGGTAGGTGGGGAATCTTGGCTCCAGAAATATGTTTTATCTATCTTGACAAATACTTTCTGTGAACCCTCTTAGTTAATGGTCATTTAGAAAATTGGACAGTGCCTCTCATACTTTTTTAAAGCAGTAGAAATCTCATGTCTTCTTATCAGTGTCAGCAAAACTAATTTGGTTAAGTAATTAAAATCAAGCGACTGAaaaattgttttcttgcttttgtaGGTGTTCATAATGTGACTGCCCTGAGCAACCTAATAACTTGGCAGAAGGTGGATTATGACTTCAGCTACCACCAGATGGAATTTCCCTGCAACattaatgtttttattacttCAGAGGGGAGATCGCTCCTGCCGGTACGAGGGGTCGTTTTGAAATGGAGGGCAGTTATTGGAGAGAGATTGGGACTTCTGCTTTGTTTCTTGGCACTGCATATTATCAATAAGCTTAGCTTGTTTCAAAATTGTGGCTGCTGATTATTAATGAGGAAATTGAATATTTTGGTTCTCTGGGATGAACACCTAGTATCTAGAAAATTATAGGCAAGGAAAGAAAGCTGTTGGCGGCAGAAACCCCCACATGTGGGGAGAAGCAGCTGTCTGTAAATTGCCTGATTAACATCCAGACCTTGGTTCTTGTTGCCTCTGTTCCACTGTTTTCTGCGAATCTTTCGTGAGAAATATTTGAGAGTTCCCTTTAGAATGTTTCTAATCAACCTGGTTACTTGAGTGGTTCATGGAAGAGCACCTTTACTTCTGAGTCTTTTAATGATGAGAAATATGCCCAGTTGCTTGAAAGACATCTAGTTGCTCGCATCTAATGTGCTCACCCGTGATGTTTGAGGACTGCCTGTGAATGAGAAcgaggtggcccagtggtgagcTTCTGTGGTGAAAGTGTGATTTGCTTTATGTGGTGTCTAGAAATCCAGTATATTCCATGACGAAGGAAACATCTAAAACGTTTTAATTAGCCACTTTGTAGAGATGCACTCTCTTTCTATATGCTTACTGATAACTGGGGAAACATAAGTAACCAAGAAAAGGCTAGCTTTGGTAATTATCGCTGTGTAGTTACAGTTCACATaagttaatattaaaaagtgACCTCCCCCTAATAATAAATCACATTTCCTATTTCCCTCAGGGATCTGATAGAGCTGAAGCATCCCCTAAAAATTTAGATTAATTTAGGAACTTGGAAAATACTGTGTACTGTTTCTCTTTTTAGGCAGACTGCCAGATCCACTTACAGCCACAGCTAATGCCACCAAACATGGAGGAGTACATGAACAGCCTTCTCTCAGCAGTGCTGCCCTCTGTGCTGAATAAATTCCGCATCTATCTGACCCTTTTGAGGTTCCTGGATTATAGCATCTCTGATGAAATAACCAAGGTGTGTTTGGGTTAAAACAaaggatttctctgtgttgaatTGGAATAATCAATTTACATTTACTGTAATTACTGATAAggtaattttgcttttgttttctatgtcataATGTCTTTTGTTCCTCTGTTAATGTCTTTTGTTTGAAATAGATATTACTAGTGTACAACTTTAATTTTGTCTTCTAtgacacaaatttttttttgttagtaGTTGCCTTGGGAGCTATATTAACATCTTAATTATGATAATCTGGGATTAATTTAGGATTAATGCCGATTTACTTATAATAGTATGCAAAAGCTTTGCTCCTTCAtaattccatttcttcctttgtgCTTTATTATCATTCAGATTACATCTTATATTGTATGTCTGTCAACACATTTATGAGTATTGCTTTATGCAGTTGTCTTTAAAGACATTTGTACTGCCTTTTGTATTTACCCGTGTCGATACCCTTACCAGTATAGATCCAAGTTACTTTCACTTCAGCCTGGAGAACTTTCATATTTCTCAGGGTTATTCTGTAAGGGAGATCTGCTTGTGACAAATTCTGTGTTTTTGCTTATCTGggaatgtcttaatttctccttaATTTTTGAAAGTGAACTAATTTTGCTAGGTGTGAAATTCTTAGTTCATAGGCTTGTTCTGTCAGCACTTCGATTAAGTCCTCCAGCTGCCTTTTGGACTTTGTGATAAGAAGTGAGTTTCCAGTGAGAGGATTCTTTGTACATTAGTGAGTCATTTCTCTCTTGTCCTTTCAGGATTCTCTCTGGCTCTTGACAGTTGGGCTGTGATGTGTCTAGATGTGGATCTCTGAGTTTACCCTGCTTGCAGTTTATTGAGTTTCTTGGATATGCAGATTAATGCATACTTTGGGGAGGTTTTCAAGACATTTGGTACATCTCTGACCATTATTTAAGTTTCTTCCTgcccctttctccctcctccctggcaTTCCCAGGTGTGTATGTGGTACACTCGATGGGTCCCACGGGTCTTTGAGGTTCTGTTCAATAATGTTGGTCAGCCTGTCTACAGATTTTCTGAATCTTCTGCCAGTTAAATTCTGCTGTTGAGCCTTTcaagtgaatttttaatttgagCTGTATTTTTCAACTTCAGAATATGTTTTAAGTAATTtctctttattgatattttctatttgataTCATTCACATGCTTTCAGTTAAAGAACTGTTTCCCTTTAGTtctctgaatatatttaaaatacctgAGTTAAGGTCTTTGTGTAGTAACTCCAATGTTTAGGTTTCCTCAAGGACTTCTTCTTTTCCCACAAAGCGGGCCAGGCATTCTTGTTTCTTTGTAGATCTTCCAGTTTTTGTGTTGGAAGCCTGGTGCTTTAAATAATATAATCTGGCACCTCTGCTCTGGCAGATTCTCCCCTGCCCTAGGGTTTGTTGTTTAGTGACTTTTCTGAATTGATTTCTAAGTCTGTATTCTTAGTTGTATGTGGGCACAGAAGTCTCCCTCAGTTCAGTGGTCAGTGATTGGAGAGAAATTTAATTTCCTTAGATGCTTGCAAGTAGTCTCCCACTATAAGCCAGGGGACCCTATGTCCATGGTGGGGCCAGTCTTGGGCACTGAGCCATGCAGTTGACAGCGCTGCCCTGGCCTTTGCCTTCTGCTCGCACAGGGCCTCAGGGCTGTGAGGAGTGAGCGCGTACGGCCTGCCTGCTCAGGCTCAGATCTCCTGACAGGGCTGTGAGGAGTGAGCGCGTACGCCTGCCTGCTCAGGCTCAGATCTCCTGACAGGGCTGTGAGGAGTGAGCGCGTACGCCTGCCTGCTCAGGCTCAGATCTCCTGACAGGGCTGTGAGGAGTGAGCGCGTACGCCTGCCTGCTCAGGCTCAGATCTCCTGACAGGGTTGTGAGGAGTGAGCGCGTACGGCCTGCCTGCTCAGGCTCAGATCTCCTGAGCACGTGCACAGCCCTGGGCCTGTGTGTGGCCGTGTGAATTCCT is a window of Bos mutus isolate GX-2022 chromosome 26, NWIPB_WYAK_1.1, whole genome shotgun sequence DNA encoding:
- the MCMBP gene encoding mini-chromosome maintenance complex-binding protein isoform X1, which gives rise to MVQDMFDPEFYMGVYETVNRNTKARVLHFGKYRDVAECGPQQEVDLNSPRTTTLERQTFYCVPVPGESMWVKEAYVNANQARVSPSTSYTPSRHKRSYEDDEDMDLQPSKQKDQHMGARQAGNVGGLQWCGEPKRLETEASSGQQLSSLNLSSPFDLNFPLPGEKGPACLVKVYEDWDCFKVNDVLELYGILSVDPVLSILNNDERDASSLLDPMECTDMAEEQRVHSPPASLVPRIHVVLAQKLQHINPLLPACLNKEESKTCKFVSGFMSELSPVRAELLGFLTHALLGDSLAAEYLILHLISTVYTRRDVLPLGKFTVNLSGCPRNSTFTEHLYRIIQHLVPASFRLQMTIENMNHLKFIPHKDYTANRLVSGLLQLPSNTSLVIDETLLEQGQLDTPGVHNVTALSNLITWQKVDYDFSYHQMEFPCNINVFITSEGRSLLPADCQIHLQPQLMPPNMEEYMNSLLSAVLPSVLNKFRIYLTLLRFLDYSISDEITKAVEDDFVEMRKNDPQSITADDLHQLLIVARAGQTTLSRERWLRAKQLESLRRARLQQQKCVNGNEL